CTCAATGTTGGCATTGGGCAAATGGTGGCCAAGATCAACCAGCGTATACGCTTTGGGGCCCAGTTTGCTGGCATACAGGAGTGATTGGCCCCAGTCGCCTACCGTCATTGAGTAGAAGTTGGGTTCAAATGCTTTGTATTCAACAAACATTTTAAAGTTATCGGGCAGCGCTACATAAATTTCGTGCAGGCTTTCGAGCGTGCGTTGAAATGCCTTGCGGAAGTTCAACTGGCCGGGGAAGCAGCTGCCATCAGATAACCAAACCGTGATAGAGTCTGAGCCCAGTTCTACTCCGTGTTTTATTACTTCAATATTATGATCGATGGCCTGTTTGCGGGTTGCTTTATCTACGTGTTGCAGGGAGCCGAATTTGTAGCTGAGCTTTTGATCGGGCTGATCCTGGAAAGTGTTGGAGTTTACCGCATCGAAGCGTAAACCATGCTGGGCAGCCAGGGCTTTTATAGCTTTGGCGTCTTTTGGAATATCCCAGGGAATGTGCAGGGAAATAGCACCGCCACTCTTGTTGAGTGAGTGCAATAAACCCACGTCTTCGATCTTTTCTTCAATGGTGCGGGGTTCGCCACCACCTGAGAAACGGCCAAAACGGGTACCGCCGGTACCTAATGCCCAGCTGGGAATGGCAATCTGAAAGTCGACCAGTTTTTTAAGAATACCTTCTAAACCGGCAACACCTTCGGCGGCAAATTCAAAGCGGCGTTTATGATCTTTAAGGAGGCTATTATTGTGCTCGTCTATTTTATACTTATCGATCTGCATACGCAATCGTTTTTAAGATGTGTGATTGAAAATATGAATCATTTGTACATTTAAGATACTTAGGTGATTTCTGATTTTTAGATTTAGTGATTTTGAGATCTGTTTTGAACCAGGCATCGCGGCAAATCTCAAAATCCCGAAATTCCGAAATCTCAAAATTTCTTCCTACGGAAGATAAAACACCTCTTTTAACGGAACACTTACAGGTGAATTATCTCTATTACTTTCCATAATATCTTTCATGTATGCCCACCATTTTTGCATAACGGGGTGAGCAGGTAGGTTGTCCAATGCAGCGGGGTCTGTTACGTTTAAAACGCCAAACAGGCTGTTGGTAGTTTCATCCAGAAAGATCGAATATTCGCTGATGCCGGTTGCATGCAACAACTCCTTTAGTTCGGGCCACAAAGCATCGTGACGTTTTTTGTACTCGGCTTCCTGTCCCTTGAATAAATTCATTTTGATGGCAACGCGTGGCATAAGCAATGTTTGAATATCGAATGTTGAATATCAAATGTTGAATGTCGAAGTCGAAGACCTGAAATCGCTTCAATTTCCGGTCTTCGACTTCCGACTTCAATGCTCTTTTTTATCTTACGAAGGCAGTAGCAACGCCACCGTCTACATTTATCACATTACCGGTTGATTTGTTCAACAAACCACCTGTAACTGCGAAGCAGGCATTGGCGATGTCTTCGGGTAAAATGATCTCGTTGAGCAAAGTGCGTTTGGCATAGTAACCTGGTAATTCGGCTACTGTAATGCCATAAGCTTTGGCGCGGCCTTCAGCCCATGCACCTTCCCAGATCTTGCTGTCGCTGATTACCGCATCGGGGTTCACTACGTTCACCCGGATGTGATCTTTTCCTAATTCAGCGGCGTTCAAACGGCTCAGGTGTAACTGAGCAGCTTTGGCAGAACCATACCCAGCGTTGTTGGGGCCGCTCATAAGGGCGTTCTTGCTCACGATGTTGATCACATCGCCGCCGATAGCCTGTTTGCGCATTACCTCAACACCAGCCTGGGTTACAAAGAACTGTCCTTTTACCAGTACATCATACAGGATGTCCCAGTCTTTTTCGGTATGCTCTTCAATTGGTTTTGAAATTGACAACCCGGCGCAGTTTACCACAATGTCCAAACCACCGAACGCGAGGGCAGCTGCATCGCAGGCGCCTTTGATATCGCTGGCTTTGGTTACATCCAGTACAACGGCAGCGAACACGTCTTTACCGTATTGTTTGCTGAAGTCTTCTTTTGCACCTTCGAGGCGGGTAGCATCGTTATCGTTGATGACAACGCAGGCGCCTTCGTCGGCAAATTTCTTGGCTATAGCTTTCCCTATTCCACCTGCACTTCCGGTTACCAGTGCAATGCGGCCGCTTAAAGCTTTTGGCTTGGGCATACGTTGCAATTTGGCTTCCTCCAGTAACCAGTACTCGATGTTAAAAGCTTCCTGACGGGGTAACGAAGTATATGAGGAGATGGCTTCTGCACCACGCATTACATTAATGGCGTTGACGTAGAACTCCGCTGCCACACGGGCAGTTTGTTTGTCTTTTGAGAAGGTAAACATACCTACTCCGGGGTACAGGATCACTACCGGATTAGGGTCGCGCATGGCCGGGCTGTTTGGATGTTTGCAGGTGTTGTAATAATCTGCATACATAGCGCGGTACGCTTCAAACTGAGGAGTCAGTTTTTCCTTGATCTTGTTTACGTCGCTCAGGTCTTCACCAGGTGTGAGGTTCAACACCAGCGGACTGATCTTCGTACGCAGGAAGTGGTCGGGGCAGCTGGTACCCATGGGCGCCAGGCGGTCCAGATCGTTAGAGTTGATGAAGTTCAACACTCTTTCGTCGTCGGTGAAGTGACCCACCATTTTCTGGTAGCTGCTGGTGAAACCACGTAATACAGGCGCCAGTGCAGCGGCTTGTGAAGTACGTTGTTCTTTTGGCAGTGACTGAATTTTAGCGCCACCGAAAACAGCTTTTTGTTTGCTTACGTTTTCTTCAATGTATTCGGCGCAACGCTCAATTACCTCCAGGGTGTTGATGTAGCTTTCGTAAGCTGTATCGCCCCAGGTAAACAAACCATGCGAACCGAGCATGATGCCACGGATGCCGGGGTTTTCTTCCAGGCACTTTGCGAGCTTCAACCCAAGGTCGAAACCAGGACGTTGCCATTCAACCCAACCTATTGTACCATTGAATAATTCCTGTGTTATCTTTTTTCCATCTTTCGCAGCAGCGATGGCGATGGCTGCATCGGGATGCAGGTGATCGATGTGTTTGAAAGGAAGGAAACCATGCAGCGGGGTATCGATAGAAGGGGCTTTTGAAGCCAGGTCGAAAATGCAATGGTTGAACAGTTCTACCATTTCATCTTCATGCTCAATACCGCGATAAACATTTTTCAGGCTGCGTAAACGTTCAACATATAAAGCCGCCAAACCGCTTTTCTTCATAGTACCCAGGTCGCCGCCTGAGCCTTTGATCCACATCACTTCGGTTTCTTTACCGGTAAGAGGATCTTTTGCAATGGCTTTACAGGAGGTATTGCCACCGCCGTAGTTTGTAAGACGCAAATCGGCGCCCAGCAAATTACTCCGGTAAATTAACAATGCTACTTCATCGCCTTGCAGGGCGGCCGCTTTGGCATCGTCCCACAAATAGCTTACATGCTTAAACTTTACTGCACTTGTTGCTGACATAGTTCTGTTCTTTAATTTATACTTTATATATTTTACTTCAGCGAGTTACCATACCCTACCAATATTACGGAAGCAATGATGGTAATAATGCCGATAATAACCGTTGTTTTAGTTTTCTTACTTACGCCGGCCCATTCTTTCAGGATCAGTCCCCACGCATTGGCTGTTAAGATGATGAAGGCCATGTGCAGGATCCAGCCGCTGGCGCCATTGCCCAATTTGCTTTCGCCCATTCCATAGAAAAAGAATTGCAGGAACCAGGTTGTACCCGCCAGTGCCGAGAATATATAATTCGCCTTTAGCGGTGTTTTATTATTGGTATAATCGCCGAAGGTTTTGTTGCGGGCATTCAGAATCATACACCAGATAAAATTAGTTGTTAACCCGCCCCACAAGATCACTACATACACCACATTATTTGCATACAGAAAATCCTTTGGATCTGCTCCGGGGTGACCAGTTTCCCATACTTTCATCGCAGCAGCCGCCATTGAATGACCGGCTTCCAGTCCGAAACTGAAACAGGCACTCAACACACCTGAAATGATGGCCACTGTTAAACCGAGACCGAACTTATATTCTGTTTTTACCACAGCGCCGTGCGGATCGGTTCCGCCCTTTACCAGTTCTTTATCTTTACGGACCCCGGCCTTGCCACAAATTATAATGCCCAGTACACAAACGGCCAATCCTAATAAAACGAATCGTCCCCACGAAGTACCAACCAGCATACTAAAGGTGTCTTTGCCACCCTCGGGAAACATATCATAATAAACAGAGGGAATAAGAGCGCCGAACACCATACACAGTCCCAGGATGATACTGCTACCCAGTGAAACACCCAGGTACCGCACGCCCAGGCCATAAGTCAACCCGCCAATACCCCACAGAATACCAAATAAGAACGTATAGCCTATAACACTACCACCAGCCAGACTAATAAATTGAGAAAAGTGGGGTATAGTAAGCCAGGCAGCTAACGGGGGCACTATCAACCACGAAAACAAACCGCCCACGATCCAATAACTTTCCCATGCCCAACCCTTTACTTTTTTGTAGGGTATATAAAAACTTCCGCTTGCAAATCCTCCTAAAAAGTGGAATATAACACCAAGAATGACATTCATTTATAGCAATTTTTCAATATGGCCAGCCTATGCCGGATTAAAAAGGTGAAAGTATAAGATACCGATTATTAGTCCATCATGGCCCATCATGGTCTTTTTTCATCAAAAACCTGCTCATATTTAGCTTTTTAACTAAGTTTGGGAGGATTAATAAAAGATTGATGGTTTGTTTGTTGCGGTACCGTTGTACCCGGATCATCTGACGAGGTTATCATGAAAAAAGATTCCATATTTCAGCATTTATTTATCGATTACTACTCTGCCACGCCTAAGTATCTGCAGCTTGCCAACTCCATTATAAAAGCTATTGGTGAGGGTAAGATCCAGAAAGACGAGCTACTGCCTTCGATCAACGAACTGAGTTTTGAATTTGAGATCTCCAGGGATACGGCGGAGAAAGGCTACAAACACCTTAAGAAAATTGGCATACTGGGTTCGGTGCCGGGTAAAGGGTACTTTGTAAAAAACACCGAGGTGGGACAGCACCTGAAGATATTTCTTCTTTTCAACAAACTGAGCCCGCATAAAAAAATTATTTACGATGCCTTTGTGGCTTCGCTAGGCGAAATGGCCTCTGTTGATTTTTATATTTACAACAATGACTTTGCCTTTTTTAAACGGCTTATTCAAAATAAAAAGAACGACTACAGCCATTACGTGATCATCCCGCATTTTTTAGACGGCGGCGAAAACGCGGCCGAGATCATCAACACCCTGCCCAAGGAAAAACTGATATTGATGGACAAGCTGCTGCCGGGGGTTGAAGGCACCTTCGGCGCGGTATATGAGAATTTTGAAAAAGATATTTATGATGCGCTGGAACAATCGCTGGAATCACTGAGTAAGTATCATACCATCAAGATCATTTTCCCCGAATACACCTATCACCCGGTTGAAATTTTAAAAGGCTTTTACCGGTTCTGCCAGCAATATGCTTTCAATTACAAAGTGGTGCATGATATAGCCAACGAGCCCATCAAGGAAGGCGAGGTATTTATTAACCTGATGGAAAACGACCTGGTAATTTTAATTGAAAAAATACTGGCCACCAAATTGAAGGTAGGCAAGCATGTGGGCGTTATATCGTACAACGAAACCCCGCTCAAAAAGATCATCCTCAATGGCATTACCACCATCTCTACAGATTTTCAAATGATGGGAGAAAAAACCGCCCAGCTGATCCTTGACCAGAGTACCGAACACATTGAAATTCCTTTTTACCTTACACAACGGCTGTCACTATAACGAACAGACTAACGGCGGGAGTTGTTTTTGATCAATAAATGGGAAGAATGAGGTTTGGATGTGGAGGCTTTGAGGGAAAAATGTAAATTTGGGTAAATACCATTAACCTTATGAATGAGTATCAAAAACCTCATGAATCCGCCAATATTATTGGTAAAGAAGTTGATAATGCCTATGTTCAAACAGGCATTACAAAAACACCCGAACCAGCAACAGCCCCTCCCCGCTCCTCAGCAAAGAAACGGGAACCATCAGCCCTTCAATTTGATTCACTCCCTTCACAGTACAAAATTGGTTTAGTAAAAAATGGCATCAGTAAAAAGCAACTGGAAGCCATTAAATCCGAAACCAACTTTAATTACAGCACCTTAAGTAATTTATTGTCCATTTCCCGTACTACTATTATTACCAAGAAGGGCAATGACCGGTTCGATCCCGCCACCAGTGAACGCATTATGCGCTTAGCAGATCTGCTTTGTTATGGGCGCGAAGTGTTTGAAAACCGGGAGGTCTTCAACATATGGATTAGAATACCAAGCAATGGCCTGGGTGGCAAATCGCCCCTTGAACTATTAGATACGCTGTACGGGATGGAAGAAGTAAAAAAAGAATTAGGCAGGATAGAATACGGCGTATACTAAAGCTACTATACTCGTAACCTAACGGCACCTATCATATGCGGCTTTACCGGATTGTAAAATCGAAACACGCCTATGACCTCACGGGCCTGGGCGCTAAAATAAGTGGTGGCAGATGGAACCATGAAGGTATTCCCTGTATTT
The Niastella koreensis GR20-10 genome window above contains:
- the parS gene encoding type II RES/Xre toxin-antitoxin system antitoxin; translation: MNEYQKPHESANIIGKEVDNAYVQTGITKTPEPATAPPRSSAKKREPSALQFDSLPSQYKIGLVKNGISKKQLEAIKSETNFNYSTLSNLLSISRTTIITKKGNDRFDPATSERIMRLADLLCYGREVFENREVFNIWIRIPSNGLGGKSPLELLDTLYGMEEVKKELGRIEYGVY
- a CDS encoding TIM barrel protein, whose translation is MQIDKYKIDEHNNSLLKDHKRRFEFAAEGVAGLEGILKKLVDFQIAIPSWALGTGGTRFGRFSGGGEPRTIEEKIEDVGLLHSLNKSGGAISLHIPWDIPKDAKAIKALAAQHGLRFDAVNSNTFQDQPDQKLSYKFGSLQHVDKATRKQAIDHNIEVIKHGVELGSDSITVWLSDGSCFPGQLNFRKAFQRTLESLHEIYVALPDNFKMFVEYKAFEPNFYSMTVGDWGQSLLYASKLGPKAYTLVDLGHHLPNANIEQIVALLLSEGKLGGFHFNDSKYGDDDLTVGSINPYQLFLIFNELVEGMDARGMQHATDLGWMIDASHNVKDPLEDLLQSIEAIKIAYAQALLVDTKTLQAAQEVSDVAKAQEILQQAYRTDVRALVAEARLRAGAALQPLQLYRNLKVRENLIKERGQKTVATGL
- a CDS encoding GntR family transcriptional regulator, translating into MKKDSIFQHLFIDYYSATPKYLQLANSIIKAIGEGKIQKDELLPSINELSFEFEISRDTAEKGYKHLKKIGILGSVPGKGYFVKNTEVGQHLKIFLLFNKLSPHKKIIYDAFVASLGEMASVDFYIYNNDFAFFKRLIQNKKNDYSHYVIIPHFLDGGENAAEIINTLPKEKLILMDKLLPGVEGTFGAVYENFEKDIYDALEQSLESLSKYHTIKIIFPEYTYHPVEILKGFYRFCQQYAFNYKVVHDIANEPIKEGEVFINLMENDLVILIEKILATKLKVGKHVGVISYNETPLKKIILNGITTISTDFQMMGEKTAQLILDQSTEHIEIPFYLTQRLSL
- the rhaT gene encoding L-rhamnose/proton symporter RhaT — protein: MNVILGVIFHFLGGFASGSFYIPYKKVKGWAWESYWIVGGLFSWLIVPPLAAWLTIPHFSQFISLAGGSVIGYTFLFGILWGIGGLTYGLGVRYLGVSLGSSIILGLCMVFGALIPSVYYDMFPEGGKDTFSMLVGTSWGRFVLLGLAVCVLGIIICGKAGVRKDKELVKGGTDPHGAVVKTEYKFGLGLTVAIISGVLSACFSFGLEAGHSMAAAAMKVWETGHPGADPKDFLYANNVVYVVILWGGLTTNFIWCMILNARNKTFGDYTNNKTPLKANYIFSALAGTTWFLQFFFYGMGESKLGNGASGWILHMAFIILTANAWGLILKEWAGVSKKTKTTVIIGIITIIASVILVGYGNSLK
- the rhaM gene encoding L-rhamnose mutarotase, translating into MPRVAIKMNLFKGQEAEYKKRHDALWPELKELLHATGISEYSIFLDETTNSLFGVLNVTDPAALDNLPAHPVMQKWWAYMKDIMESNRDNSPVSVPLKEVFYLP
- a CDS encoding bifunctional rhamnulose-1-phosphate aldolase/short-chain dehydrogenase, coding for MSATSAVKFKHVSYLWDDAKAAALQGDEVALLIYRSNLLGADLRLTNYGGGNTSCKAIAKDPLTGKETEVMWIKGSGGDLGTMKKSGLAALYVERLRSLKNVYRGIEHEDEMVELFNHCIFDLASKAPSIDTPLHGFLPFKHIDHLHPDAAIAIAAAKDGKKITQELFNGTIGWVEWQRPGFDLGLKLAKCLEENPGIRGIMLGSHGLFTWGDTAYESYINTLEVIERCAEYIEENVSKQKAVFGGAKIQSLPKEQRTSQAAALAPVLRGFTSSYQKMVGHFTDDERVLNFINSNDLDRLAPMGTSCPDHFLRTKISPLVLNLTPGEDLSDVNKIKEKLTPQFEAYRAMYADYYNTCKHPNSPAMRDPNPVVILYPGVGMFTFSKDKQTARVAAEFYVNAINVMRGAEAISSYTSLPRQEAFNIEYWLLEEAKLQRMPKPKALSGRIALVTGSAGGIGKAIAKKFADEGACVVINDNDATRLEGAKEDFSKQYGKDVFAAVVLDVTKASDIKGACDAAALAFGGLDIVVNCAGLSISKPIEEHTEKDWDILYDVLVKGQFFVTQAGVEVMRKQAIGGDVINIVSKNALMSGPNNAGYGSAKAAQLHLSRLNAAELGKDHIRVNVVNPDAVISDSKIWEGAWAEGRAKAYGITVAELPGYYAKRTLLNEIILPEDIANACFAVTGGLLNKSTGNVINVDGGVATAFVR